One genomic window of Vicia villosa cultivar HV-30 ecotype Madison, WI unplaced genomic scaffold, Vvil1.0 ctg.000227F_1_1, whole genome shotgun sequence includes the following:
- the LOC131625601 gene encoding uncharacterized protein LOC131625601 translates to MTNNKNQEAAIKSLETQVGQLAKQLAANQSNATFSANTQENPKEHCKAVVTRTRQKGSNNETERNVVEDNTEEEAEKHDGEDEEYEIINTNAEEENVNKEVKKKEKLKRKSSRENLARDPGRVTLPVTISNQNIGNGLINLGSSINLVPLSIVKRLGNIEMKSTRMTLQLADKSTTLPYGVAQDMLVKVDKFLFPLRVQDEEVCFNLFDAMKQPKDKNDCFRMDVTEESVVEVANQIHLSSPLERSLVESFNIVVNPEDHEKTAFTSPFGIFAYRRIPFGLCNAPATFQRCMQSIFSDLIEKSIEVFMDDFSVFGKNFDMCLNNLDVALGRCIETNLILNWEKCHFMVTEGIVLGHKVSSRGLEVDPAKVEVISKLPPPINVKGVRSFLGHAGFYRRFVKDFSKIAKPLTFNDLKDRLATAPVIVAPDWTNPFELMCDASDYAIGAVLGQRKGKIFHVIHYASKVLNDAQVNYATTEKELLAIVYALEKFRSYLIGSKVVIHTDHAAIKYLLTKPDSKQRLIRWVLLLQEFDIEIRDKKAEINDEFPDEQLFQLQIRPWLADLANYKATGIIPENFDWNKKKKLVADAKYYVWDDPYLFKIGKDGILRRCVTEEEAQQILWHCHNAPSGGHFNGWRTATKVLQSGFFWPTIFKDAHHHAKNCDKCQRVGGISKRDEMPLQTIIEVEVFDCWGIDFMGPFLPSFANEYILVAVDYVSKVIISDGGSHFVNEQVAKVLDKYHINHKIASPYHPQTNGQAEISNRAIKNILEKTVSESRKDWSVRIDDALWAYRTAYKAPTGASPFQMVYGKACHLPVEVEHKALWALRFFNRDDSLAYKKRKNQIHELEEFRYLAYESNKMYKENMKRYHDKRIKKKEFKVGDLVLLFNSRLKLFPGKLKSKWSGPFLIKEVKSYGAITIEDSKTKESWTVNGERLKNYLGGEFDREVCTISLLST, encoded by the exons atgacaaataaCAAGAATCAAGAGGCAGCGATAAAAAGTttggaaactcaagtgggtcaACTGGCTAAACAACTTGCAGCTAATCAGTCAAATGCAACATTCtcagccaacactcaagagaatccaaaagagcactGCAAAGCGGTAGTGACAAGGACTAGGCAAAAAGGAAGTAATAATGAAACTGAAAGGAATGTGGTTGAAGATAATACGGAAGAGGAAGCTGAAAAACATgacggagaagatgaagaatatgaaattatcAATACTAATGCTGAAGAAGAGAATGTGAATAAAgaagtcaaaaagaaagaaaagctgaAAAGAAAAAGCAGTAGAGAAAATTTG GCAAGAGACCCCGGAAGAGTCACATTGCCAGTTACAATTAGTAATCAAAATATCGGGAATGGACTGATTAATTTAGGATCAAGTATCAATCTAGTTCCTCTATCAATAGTGAAGCGGttgggaaatattgagatgaagtCAACAAGAATGACTTTACAGTTAGCAGATAAATCAACCACTCTACCTTACGGTgttgcacaagacatgttagtgaaAGTTGACAAATTCTTGTTTCCG TTAAGAGttcaagatgaagaggtatgctTTAATCTCTTCGATGCCATGAAGCAACCAAAAGACAAGAATGACTGTTTTCGCATGGATGTTACTGAAGAGAGTGTAGTGGAAGTGGCGAACCAAATTCATCTATCTAGCCCTTTAGAGAGATctcttgttgaatctttcaat ATTGTGGTGAACCCAGAAGATCATGAGAAGACAGCTTTTACATCTCCATTTGGAATTTTCGCATATAGACGGATCCCATTTGGATTATGTAATGCTCCAGCTACTTTCCAACGGTGTATGCAATCCATATTCTCCGACCTCATTGAAAAAAGtattgaagtattcatggatgacttctccgtaTTTGGAAAAAATTTTGATATGTGCTTGAATAATTTGGATGTGGCACTTGGAAGATGTATTGAAACCAATTTGATATTAAATTGGgagaaatgccatttcatggtgacTGAAGGGattgtactcggacacaaagtatcttcCAGAGGACTTGAAGTGGACCCGGCCAAGGTGGAGGTAATCTCAAAACTCCCACCTCCAATAAATGTCAAAGGAGTAAGAAGTTTTTTAGGTCACGCTGGATTCTATAGAAGATTTGTGAAAGATTTTTCAAAGATTgccaaacctttga CCTTCAATGACCTAAAAGACCGGCTGGCCACCGCACCTGTGATCGTAGCACCCGATTGGACAAACCCctttgaactaatgtgtgatgCTAGTGATTATGCTATTGGTGCAGTATTAGGCCAACGAAAAGGAAAGAtatttcatgtcatacactatgcaagtAAGGTGTTAAATGATGCTCAAGTCAACTATGCcaccacagaaaaagaattgTTAGCCATAGTGTATGCCCTTGAAAAGTTtagatcctatctcattgggtcaAAAGTGGTAATCCACACAGACCATGCGGCCATTAAATATCTGCTTACTAAACCGGATTCGAAGCAAAGGCTCATTCGTTGGGTTCTCCTTTTGcaagaatttgacatagaaatACGGGATAAAAAAG ctgaaataaatgaTGAATTCCCGGATGAGCAACTTTTTCAACTCCAAATAAGACCTTGGCTCGCCGATCTTGCTAATTATAAAGCAACCGGTATCATACCAGAAAACTTTGATTGGAATAAGAAGAAAAAGTTGGTAGCCGATGCAAAATATTATGTATGGGATGACCCATATTTGTTTAAGATAGGTAAGGATGGCATTTTAAGAAGATGTGTTACTGAAGAAGAAGCACAACAAATTTTGTGGCACTGTCATAATGCGCCTAGTGGTGGGCATTTCAACGGATGGAGGACGGCAacaaaagttctccaatccggATTTTTCTGGCCTACTATTTTCAAAGACGCCCACCATCATGCAAAGAATTGTGACAAATGTCAAAGAGTTGGAGGGATAAGTAAACGTGATGAGATGCCGCTTCAAACCATTattgaagtagaagtttttgattgttggggcatagATTTCATGGGGCCTTTTCTTCCATCTTTTGCTAATGAATATATTCTAGTTGCAGTGGATTATGtctccaa AGTGATTataagcgatggtggatctcacTTTGTTAATGAGCAGGTAGCTAAAGTGCTGGATAAGTATCATATCAACCATAAGATAGCATCACCATATCACCCCCAAACCAACGGGCAAGCAGAGATCTCAAACAGAGCAATCAAGAATATTTTGGAGAAGACTGTATCAGAATCCCGAAAAGACTGGTCGGTAAGAATTGATGATGCCTTGTGGGCCTATAGGACAGCATACAAAGCACCAACTGGTGCATCTCCATTTCAAATGGTTTACGGTAAAGCATGCCACCTCCCGGTTGAGGTGGAACATAAGGCATTATGGGCCTTACGAttcttcaatagagatgatagCTTGGCTTATAAGAAAAGGAAGAATCAAATCCATGAGCTTGAAgaattcaggtacctagcatatgaATCCAATAAGATGTACAAAGAAAATATGAAGCGGTATCACGACAAGAGAATcaagaagaaagagttcaaaGTGGGAGACCTTGTTCTACTATTCAACTCGAGACTCAAGCTTTTCCCAGGGAAACTAAAGTCTAAATGGTCAGGACCGTTCTTAATCAAGGAAGTTAAATCATATGGCGCTATTACTATTGAGGATAGTAAGACTAAAGAAAGCtggaccgttaatggagaacggTTAAAGAACTACCTTGGGGGAGAATTTGATAGAGAAGTGTGCACAATCTCACTTTTGAGCACATAA
- the LOC131625600 gene encoding uncharacterized protein LOC131625600: protein MQAKRGLRKGDPLSPMLFVIVMEYLHRKLAELKNITNFKYHSNCAKLNIIDISFADDLLLFTRGNVNSVQLLMDRFHEFSKATCLYVNPTKCKLYCGGMNSSAMNQITEITGFGIGEPPFRYHGIPLSNKKLTVNQCMTLVDRIGACIKHWSSHLLSYSGRIQVINNVMFSTTNYWLQCIPLPKEVTRRLTALCRTFLWTGKGCVTRKTTIAWSKICEPKSQGGMNVIDLDKWNGAL from the coding sequence ATGCAAGCTAAAAGGGGTCTTAGGAAAGGGGATCCTCTATCCCCAATGCTTTTTGTAATTGTGATGGAATATTTACATAGAAAGCTGGCTGAGTTGAAAAACATCACCAATTTTAAGTATCATAGCAACTGTGCGAAACTGAACATAATAGACATTAGCTTTGCTGATGATCTTTTATTATTCACAAGAGGTAATGTGAACTCTGTGCAATTACTTATGGATAGGTTTCATGAGTTCTCTAAAGCTACATGTCTGTATGTCAACCCTACGAAATGCAAACTTTATTGTGGAGGGATGAATAGTAGTGCTATGAATCAGATTACTGAAATCACTGGATTTGGTATTGGTGAGCCGCCTTTCAGATATCATGGGATACCATTGAGCAACAAAAAATTAACTGTTAATCAATGTATGACCTTGGTGGATAGAATAGGTGCCTGTATTAAGCATTGGAGCTCTCACCTCCTTAGTTACTCGGGAAGAATCCAAGTTATCAACAACGTGATGTTTAGCACAACAAATTATTGGTTGCAGTGTATTCCTCTCCCAAAGGAGGTAACTAGAAGGCTGACAGCTTTATGCAGAACCTTCCTCTGGACTGGTAAAGGCTGTGTGACTAGGAAAACTACTATTGCTTGGAGCAAAATTTGCGAACCAAAATCTCAAGGTGGTATGAATGTGATTGATCTGGATAAATGGAATGGAGCTTTATGA